In a single window of the Sesamum indicum cultivar Zhongzhi No. 13 linkage group LG16, S_indicum_v1.0, whole genome shotgun sequence genome:
- the LOC105178672 gene encoding DNA-directed RNA polymerases II and V subunit 8A-like has product MVETLFEDIFRVDAVDPDGKKFDRVSRIAARSEQFDMLLHLDVNIEIYPMRVGEKFMMVLASTLNLDGTPDTGYYTPGNRKSLADKFDYVMQGKLYKISEETREKQVKADIYVSFGGLLMMLKGDPSIASRFELDQRLFILLRKV; this is encoded by the exons ATGGTGGAAACACTTTTTGAGGATATATTCCGGGTTGACGCAGTAGACCCAGATGGCAAAAAGTTCGATAGAG TGTCACGCATTGCTGCTAGGAGTGAGCAGTTTGACATGCTTTTGCACCTTGATGTCAATATTGAGATATATCCTATGCGTGTTGGCGAGAAATTTATGATGGTATTAGCGTCCACGCTGAACCTGGATGGAACACCAGATACTGGTTACTACACTCCT GGAAACCGGAAATCACTTGCAGACAAGTTTGACTATGTCATGCAAGggaaattgtacaaaatctCCGAGGAAACCAGAGAGAAGCAAGTTAAAGC GGATATTTATGTTTCATTTGGCGGACTTTTGATGATGCTTAAGGGGGACCCTTCAATTGCATCTCGATTTGAGCTTGACCAAAGGTTGTTTATTCTCCTAAGAAAGGTCTGA